GTTGGAATGAGAAGTGACTGGAAGATCTGGATTCTGCTTGTGGATGgactgaaggtgttctgcaaagcaagcatgcaggtatagcaagcagttgggaaggcaaatgctatgttggcctGCATTGCAAGAGGAGTtgtgtacaggagcaaggatattttactgcagctgtacagggccttggtgagaccacacttggaatactgtatgcaattttggtctccctcTGTAGAAAGGAAATACAGGAAGTGCAGCataagttcaccagactgattcctgggatggcaggattgtcttatgaggatagattgtgtCAACTGGGATTGTACTCAGGAAaagtggaatttagaagaatgagaggatctaattgaaacgtataaaattctgacagctgGACAGACTGAAtgtagggatgttgtttcctctggctgggggtctCTAGAACTATGGGTCACAATCACAGGATATGGGATAGAccattaggactgaaatgaggagaaactgctccaatcagtgtggtgaatctgtggaattctcgaacaccgaaggctatggaggccaagttactgaatatatttaagaaggaaataaataGACTTCTTGGCTCTcgaggtgtcaaggggtatggggagaacatgGGAGTATGTtattgagatggaggatcagccatgatcatattgcagGCTCAAAGagttaaatggcctactcttattttatgacaatcggcaatgttttcatggtcacttttaattccagatttttattgaattcaaatttcaccatctgccatggtgggatttgaacccaggtgacCAGGGCATTACCatcagtctctggattactagtccaatgacaataccactatctcATCACCTCTTCTCTATGTATGTTTAATACTATGGAAATAAAGACTTGGTGGCAGGGACTGTGGGGAGTGTACATATAAAGTAAAGGGTTAACTCTAATGATCGCTACTGAGCATATGCATAAGCAACTATACCACACTGATGTTACTCACTGAGAGGAGATGAATATGAAGCAGTCAGAGAGTAGTCCAGCTATGTCTTAGTCTTATTTAACTTTTGTAAATAGTTAGCATGCAACTAAATGTTTTAGAATGAAAGACCATTGCCTCCAACAAGATGTCTTCTCAAGGAAGAAGTCAACAAATCCCGAGATAAACCCACAGTGACAAACATTCAACCCTCTCCTGCCCGTCCAGGGTGCAGATGAAGAGCTGAGTGCAGGGACTAAAATTGTGCCGTTATACCAATATGTGCCTCAATACACTCTGTTGCCACATTTTGTCTGTGTTCCTCAATACATTGTGAGAAAATACTCCTTTCATGGGATCTCCCACAAACcttacctcctgttcctgttatgGTACAGAATTTTCATATCAAATCCTTTGGCTCTTTGAGCAACTTTGTATCCAATCCGTCCCATTCCAACGATTCCAAGAGTGGCCCCAGTCACTTCTACTCCAAACCAGTTCAAAGGATAACTTTTAGTAGCTGAGGAAGTTGCAATCTCATGACCTAAAATTTAAAAAGCAAACTGTTTCAACTTTTTAGCAAAATTATTTACTGAAGTTGAAAAAAGGTGAAAACCTTCATGCCCAATcaattggcctgcctgcctcAGAACCTGCCCCCTagagagggcattaaattccacccatagtgttCATGAAGCAGAATCTATCAATTATTTTCAAAAAGAGCTAGAAGGAGCTTGAGAATAGCCAGAGAATGTGATTAGTCTGTGAAtaacctatttctgtgctgtaagattctatgattacaacctgcacattttatatTTATTAAATCATGCCCTAACCTTGGTATTAAACCATAAAAGTATTCTGAAAGTCAGCTGTTATCCGTTTTGCACATTTTCATTTTCCATCCTGTTATAAAACAGAGGTTGATCCCTCccctgagaactaacacctaaccactcaataAGGTGTACCTCGCCCTATAATCCATAAAAGTGAGTGTGAAATGGtatgatctgctcttcagcaacttctagcggttaaatcaaaataactccctgacacgctctcaaaaatcaacaaataacaaCTTATTTATCTCACTAACAGTGGACAAGTTAATTaagctattaacaaactgaataaaacacctGTTAAAACACCTGAATAAAACatgctgttccaataaatacatttcccactcattaacaaaaaagaatagaattttagtcactctctaaattacaaccaggttttgtgtcttctgaaATATTCTGAgcattctctgttgattcttctttggtacctttgctatctagatgatgCTTTGAGCTAAGAGCTGTAGCAGGTGGCAGTCGCTCTCTGCCTTTTGTCCCATTGCCCTCTtatttttatacctgtgatgacatatcaatatcccccacaataggattggtcctaggttggcaaaaccatcagatttaaatttagtaGGTTCCTGGTATTTAAGTGTccaattcaaattgattggctgaattcaaaaaaatcaaaagcctgaaagcctgttgccttggtaacactgctgcttggactttctatacaaatgtttcagtctgggctcTATACGTACTTGCATTTTTTTGTAaccctaagcacagaaaaagcaccaccttttaaagggaccatgcagtgCTTTCTCTCCagcattttacaaacaccaatctacaattactctactcaacttcGCGACAATCCCCATCTTACCTTCCAGTATCTTCCTGGCAGATGCCAGCATTAAAGCCATGCCCATTTCAGCCGTAGCATTGTCCACCACATGGGGAGTGTTGGCCACCTTCACTCCAAAACTATAGATCAAAGGTAGATTGAAATGGTCCACACCAACTCCATGGTTTACAAGGACCTTCAACTGAGGTAGCGATTTTAGAAGCTTTTCATCTATTGTGGGAAAATGTCTCCATTGAATAATAGCCTGGATTTTATTAGCAAGCTCCTTTTCGTTTTTCAGGAATTCTTTATAGCAGACGACATTGAAATGTTCTTTGATGATTTCTGCATAGCTTTCTGGGATACCTTCTGTTTCACCAATTGCAGAGACTAAAACATGAGCCCGTTCACTCAttgtctgtgggggaggggaaaaGAAAGACAACAATATTCTGTAAATGGTTTGTATATTATGTTGCTAGATATTTTCTCCTTTTTCCTATCACTTCTGATACATCATGCATACACCACCAGGCTTGACTCACCCATCATGCAGAAACCTCCTGGCCTCAGGAATGCAGGTTTGGAGACAGGACAAGGAGCAAACTTAgaacagtttctgctcagcgactctgcgccgtcgtgtgtcgtgaaggccgccttggagaacgcttacccaaatatcagaggccgaatgcccatgaccgctgaagtgcttcccaacaggaagagaacagtcttgcctggtgattgtcgaatggtattcattcatccgttgtcgtagcgtctgcatagtttccccaatgtaccatgcctcgggacatcctttcctgcagcatatcaggtagacaacgttggccaagttgcaagagaatgtaccgtgtacctggtggatggtgttctcacgtgagatgatggcatctgtgtcgatgatccggcacgtcttgcagaggttgctgtggcagggttgtgtggtgtcatggtcactgttctcctgaaggctgggtactttgatgcggacaatggtctgtttgaggttgtgcggttgtttgaaggcaagaagtgggggtgtggggatggccttggcgagatgttcgtcttcatcaatgacatgttgaaggctctggaggagatgccgtagcttctctgctccggggaagtactggacgacgaagggtactctgtccaccgtgtcccgtgtttgtcttctgaggaggttggtgcggtctttcgctgtggcgcgtcggaactgtcaatcgatgagtcgagcgccatatcctgttcttacaagggcatctttcagcgtctggaggtgtctgttgcgatcctcctcatctgagcagaacaatggatgtctcggcactctacaccagcatcccccacgatgatggcattgctgcaacggcctcagtgctcagcgccgacaactgccagtttccagatgcaattttacaactcatccgcttcatcctggaccacaatgtcttcaccttcaacaaccagttcttcatccagacacacggaacagccatggggaccaaattcgcacctcaatatgccaacatcttcatgcacaggttcgaacaagacctcttcaccgcacaggaccttcaaccgatgctatacactagatacatcgatgacattttcttcttttggactcatggtgaacaatcactgaaacaacgatatgatgacatcaataagttccatcccaccatcagactcaccatggactactctccggaatcggttgcattcttggacacacacatctccattaaggacggccacctcagcacctcactgtaccgcaagcccacggataacctcacgatgctccgcttctccagcttccaccctaaacacgttaaagaagccatcccctacggacaagccctccgtatacacaggatctgctcggatgaggaggatcgcaacagacacctccagacgctgaaagatgcccacaTAAGAACAGGacatagcgctcgactcatcgattgacagttccgacacgccacagcaaaagaccgcaccaacctcctcagaagacaaacacgggacacggtggacagagtacccttcgtcgtccag
The DNA window shown above is from Mustelus asterias chromosome 2, sMusAst1.hap1.1, whole genome shotgun sequence and carries:
- the LOC144511414 gene encoding putative 2-ketogluconate reductase; the protein is MSERAHVLVSAIGETEGIPESYAEIIKEHFNVVCYKEFLKNEKELANKIQAIIQWRHFPTIDEKLLKSLPQLKVLVNHGVGVDHFNLPLIYSFGVKVANTPHVVDNATAEMGMALMLASARKILEGHEIATSSATKSYPLNWFGVEVTGATLGIVGMGRIGYKVAQRAKGFDMKILYHNRNRRAVEEERLVGACYCAKIDDLLQQSDFVMVVSNLTPQTYKLIGERELSLMKPNATLINISRGGVIDQDALVKALQNGVIRAAALDVTDPEPLPRSHPLLHLPNVILTPHAGAATAETNYKMLEKMIKNALAGVRGLPIPDEVLPS